The DNA sequence AGTGCCCAATTTTGTTGAGTCCTTTCTGTTGTATATGTGGTATAGGATTTCTGTATTAATTCCCGATGTTTCTTTTGCACTTGTTCCTCTGTATTGTGGATGATGTACCTTGGTTATTGCTTGTTTTGTTAGAGGAAGAATATTTGTGAGTCAAAAATAGGACTCTTGTGTTGTTCTTGGAATAGCGTATTGGAAGCCTATCATTTCATATTCAACCAGGCAAAATCATTTTGATATTCTCCGGTGCAGGAATGCTTCTGATTGCAATGAACAACATGATGTTGAGATCACTTCTGCAAGGGTTGCTGCTGAGGAAGATGTAGCAAAGAATGCCGAGGATTTCCTTCAGCACGTTAATGGTAAGTTAATGATTAATTCCACGAGCAACTTATGTTTTATTACTTGGAATATTGAATGGATTCAATTGAACAAGGCCTGTCAGCTATTATTTTATAACATAAGGATCATTTATACTCACAAGTCATAAAGTTACTAGGTCGCTTGTTAGTATAAAATTTTATGGtcgatttatatatattgatacaGTAATAGCTGAAGGTAAATTATGCATGACTAACAGCTGAAGGTAAATTATGCATGACCACCTGGTATTTTTTTCTCTGTGTTAAAGTAAAAACATTGTAAGAAATTGGACTTCCATATCCTTATGAATTCTTAGTTATTCTCCACATACCTTTATACTGGAGATGTGAtatttggttttggaacttgttACAGGCATGTATGCAGAGGAGCGAGGATCTATTTCTGCAATCTTAGACACTGTAAGAGATCATTCAAACACGATTGAGACATTCAGGGAGGATCACTCTGGCCAAGCTGCGTCAATTGAGAAAAAGGCACAGGAAACATTCCGGAATCAATACATGGTAAGTTGCTATGGCATATGTTAGTTACATggtaaatgaaaaagaaagaatgataGCTAGATAGAGAAAAGAAACCAGCTGCATGTTATTCTTATTTGACCGACCCCTATGCATTTCTTCCATTTCGTTTCTTGCATAAACGAGGGCATCAAATCTATCTTCTTTTTATTGAAATAGCGAAAACACAAGGAAGAATCTTCCTTAGGGCTAAGGAGGGGCTCAACCCATCCTATccaaattttttggaaatatatattattaataatagggTGAAAAACACAAAACTAGTCTCCTTAAACTTTATAAATAACAGATAACACCCTATGTCgattttgtaattaataaatgattacatatttttaagacaaaaatacccttattCTATTTGTAATATGCATTAAGCTATAcaacataaatattttacattaaattgataaattatatgatattcTGATTAACTCGaagtaatataaaattatactaGTATGAAtaggaatataaataaattttacagaTTTTTTTTGCTACAATATTTTATAcccacatattttttttttaaaaaaatacaaaatgaaaatgaaaataaataatataaatttaaataatgggTCCAAaggttatttttgtatttttcacatggtaattttttaattttttatttaaagtttttatttatctaatattgaaaatttacgttcaaaaaaatataaaagatattaacTGGTAGGGGTAATATGAAGATTTTAATCCCTATAGTTTTTATATGTAACTTTCAATAGTTTGGAGGGGTTATTTTGTATGTCTATTTTTGGGGGTAATTTTTAAGTCGTTATTAGTTATTAGTAAGTCTTGTGTATTTTAcccttaaataatattatatgccataacaaaataaatacaaaataatctAGTAGCTCATGAACTATGTCAATGGGGTTTGAAGGATAATCTTGGTAATGGTTGTATCTCTTATCTTAATCTCTTTTCTAGTTTATGTAAAGCTTTTTGTTATGAAAGGAGTGTTTTATCAGATTGTTGTTTGTAACTTTTGATTAATGAAATTCTTATCcatcaaaatagaaaaagaaaaaaaatgccatGAGAACCAAGTACTTgggataaaatatttttttgttcccTATGATTCCCTTCATACATTCATAGTGACAGGGTAGATGTGCTGTCGTGTATTCCAATagtgacctttttttttttccacaatcaTGTGTAGGATTATGATCCTAGCGGCACCACACCAACAAGATCTGAGCAGGACATTCCGTGCAAGAAGACGATTGAGTCTCTTCGAGCCATGCCAATGGAGGCTCTTGTTGAAGAGTTTAGGGAAAATCATTCGTATGATTCTTTTGATGGGAAAGAGTTAAAGCCCTCACTCATCCCACGCTCGCCTCTTACCCTACTCAACTAATCTTGCCCTGTGGTTTAAGCTTCATTAATTTGTATCTGTATTATCCAAGTCTGTACTGTTATTATTTGCcgtttgaaaattttaagagGTAAAAAGCAGGTGGTAGATGGGGGGATGCATCTGCTTATTTCTAGTTTGAAGGTAAATCAAATAAATCCCGTCTTGGGATTTACCAAATCTGTAGCTCCTTTACAGGAATGTATATTTAGGTAGAGCACACATGTGGTTAAAGCTTTAATCACTACATACAATTTCTGtaattcttctttctttttctttatgtgACGCCACCTTTATTagattaatattacaatttggccatttgtttattttctgtggTTCATTTCTAATGTTCTTCACAaagttttttacattttttttttttgttaattgttaTGTAAGATCTTGTTATTCCCTAGCTGAGAAATCTGCAAGAAAACGTTAATGAAATTCGTATATAAGTTGAGAAGTGTCAGCAATTGGTAAACCACTACATCTTATAATCTTTAGTGTTCTATTCATCATGGATCTGTTTGAATTTTGTGTGAACAACGACCCTGAAATTACTGTCGTTTTGCTTTTGGGAAAAGCTCGATTTCGTTCGAACTGTTAAAGAGTTGGATGGCCAACGGGacgtggcttttttttttttttttgaaattatttttttcgaaTTAGCCGTTTGCGATCATcgaatttatttcaaaatttaagaacTAAAAATTTTGACCATACCAAAACGTAACAGAGCAATGGAAGTTTAAAAATTAGTTAGCCGTTAATGCAACTGGAGCTGTCATGCTCAAACTAAGAAAACAGAACTTCCCTATAGCAGGCCATGAAAAGCTTAGGCTCTACTTGGCTTATACAGTTGCTGCCTTGGCAGATACTAAGACTCCTCAGTTTCAGGAGCACAACTTTGTACCTACCAATAACCACATTCAAGAGCTTCAAGAATCTCAAATTTTGCCCTTTCGTGACCCCAAAGTTTGTGTCTCCTCGCTGCTTGGCAGTAGAAGCGTCTTCCAAATCAGGCAAATTCATTCCCAATTGGTTGTCAATGGAATGCTCCAAAATCTCATTGTTGCAAACAAGCTTCTTTACGTTTATGCTCATCATAAAGCAATGGACGATGCCTATGCCATGTTTCATCGGATGAGGGGGAGAAACGCAGTAACTTGGAGTGTAATGGTTGGTGGGTTTGCTAAGGTTGGGGATTATGCTACTAGTTTTGGAATATTTAGAGAGCTTATTCGTTGTGGAGTCACACCGGATAATTATACATTGCCTTTTGTGATAAGGGCTTGTAGGGATATGACGGATCTCGTTACTGGAAAATTGATTCATGCCGTTGTTTTGAAACATGGGTTGCACTCGGATCATTTTGTTTGTGCGGCGTTGGTGGATATGTATGCAAAATGTAAGCTAATTGAGGATGCCCGTCAACTGTTTGATAATATGAGTAGTAGAGACCTTGTTTCGTGGACTGTTATGATTGGTGCCTATGCAGAGTGTAGGAATGCTTATGAGTCGTTGGTTTTGTTTGATCGGATGACAGAGGAAGGTGTTGTAGCCGATAAGGTTGCTGTGGTATCTGTTGTTTATGCTTGTGCAAAGTTAGGGGCAATGCATAAAGCGAGACTTGTCCATGATTATATTTGTAGGAACAAGTTTTCGTTGGATGTGATCTTGGGGACAGCTATGATCGATATGTATGCTAAATGTGGGAGTATTTGTTCTGCGAGAGATATTTTTGATAGGATGAAAGAAAAGAATGTCATTTCATGGAGTGCCATGATTGGAGCTTATGGGTACCATGGGCATGGTAGCGAAGCTCTCGAAATATTTAGAGTGATGTTGAGAAGTGGAATATTACCAAATAGTATAACCTTTATTTCACTGCTATATGCTTGCAGTCATGCAGGTTTGATTGAAGAAGGTCTTCGATTTTTCTCATTGATGTGGGATGAATACTCTATAAGACCAGATGTTAAACACTATACTTGTATGGTTGATCTCCTGGGACGTGCAGGGAGACTCGATGAGGCCTTAAGATTGGTGGAGAGCATGAAAATTGTGAAAGATGAGGGGCTTTGGGGTGCTTTGCTTGGGGCATGCAGAATCCATGGAAATGTTGACCTAGCAGAAATGGCAGCAAACTCTCTTCTTCAACTACAGCCGCAGAACCCAGGGCATTACGTATTGCTTTCAAACATTTTTGCCAAAGCAGGTAGATGGAAAGATGTGGCGAGGATAAGGGATCTGATGTCCCAAAGGAAACTAAAGAAAATTCCTGGTTGGACATGGTGTGAGGTTGATAATAAGATTTTCCAATTTAGTGCTGGAGATAGGAGTCATCCTCGGTCTGAGGAAATTTACGGGATGCTTGAGAGTTTATACAAGAAATTGGAGCTGGCTGGTTATGTCCCTGATACCAACTTTGTGTTGCACGAAGCTGATGAGGAGGTTAAGGTAGGAATGTTGTATGCACACAGTGAGAAGTTAGCAATTGCGTTTGGCCTTTTGGCCACCTCTAATGAAACTCCTATCAGAATTACAAAGAATCTCAGGGTTTGTGGTGATTGCCACACGTTTAGTAAGTTTGTGTCAGCCCTTACAGAAAGAGTGATCATTGTTCGAGATGCCAATCGGTTTCACCACTTCAAGAAAGGGGCTTGTTCATGCGGGGATTATTGGTAATTGGCTTATATGTTATCATTGTCCTCTTGAATCTTGATCCTCGTATTATGACTGGAATACGCTGATGtactttaaaaatttataaaatatttgagagCAAAGAAGATTTATTGTATTTGCATGCTAAGTTCTTTAGCCACAAACAGCCTTTGGTAAACTGCTGCTGAGCCACGACTGTTGCTTATAGTGTCTTGATTGCAAGGAAGCTGaatttctcattatttttgaaGCAGAGTGTAACTACGGCTTGTGCCATTAATTCTGCTAAAATCATTCTCACAATGCCATTACAAGCACGGACATGAATCTTCCTTTTTCCCGTTCTGCCTCTGGTAGGAGAAATAGAATACTGAACCTCTATCTCttccagtattttttttttttttttttttttttgattctcATAAATGATAACGTGTGCTCTGTTTCTTCCTGTATATGTCTTTGGGTACTTGCTCatattaattcttttaagagATTTTGAGGTATTATTTCATTTTGGATATGTCATCGTTTGGTTATCCTCCTATTATCTTAAATTTTTCTTGTTAACTTTGATTGTTGGTTCACTTTATGTGTGACGAACTAAACACTAAGGGAAGTTTTCGTATGTTGGACAGGTATTCTTCTTAACTCTGATCTCCTGGCAAGGATCTCTATCATTCTTTTCAATAAATTGTCCTAGTAAATCATAAAGAACTTCCATTTAAACCAGCACTGAACCTAAAGCTCGTTTTTGCACCAAAAGCAAAAATGTATCCCATATCATTATTAAAAAGACatgctttatgctccaaatgTGAATGCCTATTCTACAATTAGGCTAAGTTAGAGTAACCAAGGAGTAGaaatattaccattaaaaaaaaaaaaaaaaaaaaggaacaggatGTCCATACAAATTATAACCAATCAAAACGAAAACTACCAgttcaatccaatccaatcttaTTGGATGATTCAATGAAGCTGGACtggattgaaaattttaaaattaaatttgattgaTTATCAATCCAATTTTGTTGGATCGGCTTGAATTAAAAGATTTGAAATCTAATTGAATTGAACCGATTATTGATTTTGGTAtttcaatataatcaattcaataaatatgtaatattttaaaatgttattaggTTTTGGATATAATTGTTGGTTGTCTATGACTTAGctcatttaaacatttttttacgtttttaatttatgttaagTATTGGTTAAATTCTTTGGATTGAAACCATGTATACCAAAGAGTAAAAAATaagcataaaataaattcttttatattgaatcttatttatcatataacttttttcttttattttatgtacttGTTAAGTAACCATGTAACTATTTGACACATTTCGCAGTTACTTCCAATTTTTATCTCACTTGCAATAATATTCTCTATGAACAACGTGTCTTCGGTCGAACATATATATCGTTGACGCTTCTTGGACCTCATTTTAAAGGTGAAATGGATTGAGAGGAGTCGTCTTGGCAGTGCAAACAGATGCACAAGCCCATTGCCGCCCGCGTGAAAAGCAGgcagataaataaaaaataaaaagggtaaATATTAGAAtagatcccttttttttttggctgaaatatTAGAATAGATTCTTATCTGTTAATTCTTCTAACATTACATTTTTACTTcgaaaaatatcaatataactCTTACATTTCACACTTTCCTTTTAATATagcattatattttaaaattcttaacaataaatttagaatttcacttatttattagttatttaataattatttttacctatttttaaaaataaaattgatttatatttttggaacaATTCACCTAACTTACGAACTATTCAAAATACTTTTTAATTCtgtatgatttaaatttttactttcataAGAATGCAGTTAAAAATACTtaatcattaaaattattttcttcatcttcaacatggataaactaaatttttaagtttgaaacaattatagcactttcctttttttttttttttgtgtttatcatttataataactTCCATCATCGGTATTATGAATTTATAATCTTTCACGCCTAAATATGTATAACTTATCCACTCAGCTTACCTCATCTGACGAAAAAAATCCTAATTACTTGCTAAATTGGTGAATCATAATTTGTACATAATTACTCTAGCACACATGTAAATATGGAAAATATGTCCTTAGATGTTAGGTGGGCTTGACTTGGTGAGCTAGTAGTATGTGAGATATCCTTTTCCCCAACTTCCTAGGTCCTTTGAATTTTTCTTatccttcattttcttttttgtattgaTGCAGTAAAGAAAGGGGCTCACAGGCTAGGGTTTAAATAGTTGCCCTTCATATATACagacacatatatacatatatatttatactacaAAAATTATTGAATGCACTACATACATTCTATATAcaacaatattaaaatttattttacaacCTACACTAATAAATTATGCCTATTTTacattaataaatcaaaaacaaatgTAAATATACTACATTCAATTTCTCAAAAGCTTGAGAAAAATTCTTTAACACAGTACAGGCTGACGTGGTacacaaccaacaaactatTAACACATGACAAATTTGTCCCATATCACCATTActagttaaattaaaaaataattaaaacacttTTCTTTTAACGTcgtttactttcttttttttttccccttattttTAAGAGGAAGGTTTACTTTCTTCTATTGTAAAAGTTTAACTTTAGGGTTTATAACAGATTTGTGAAAAGTGCATCCAAGATCATATGTAAAAATAGAGGCCCAGGAGTACCACAGCCAAAATAGAACTGTAACTCTCTCTAGGACTCACGCGTAGAGATCTGGTTTCATTTGGGATGGTTTAAAGGTTTTTGAATTTGCCGTGTGGAAATTAAAGTGGAGCTCAGAGTATCCATTAATTTTCTCACCATCCTCTCTATCTATGCAATTTTTCTCCCATTAAAGAAAAGCTTGGGATCAAAAGACATGTGCTAcacagtttttctttttttattttttttacatcggAAATTTAAAAAGAGTAGAAAACTATTTGAAGGAAAGGGGATAAACCAATCCCGCGTTTTTTATTCTAACAGAAAAATCTCATTGTAcgaactaaaaagaaaaaccattttATGATCATGGAGTAACCGTGTTAAAAATGAGAAGTTATTTTtgcaatacaaaataaattttacacaGTCCCATTTAAAATTGGTTGCCAAAAATACCCTTTTCTtccttaattatttgaaatccTAATTTCCCCttcccccccaccccccccctttttttttctggttggaTTATTACTTCACCAACAACCAATATCTTCCTAGAATCCGTAATGTCCTCCACCAATGGAAACGGTGGCTATTGTGGTTGTTGaggtttcttttttccttttttttttttttccttaaatttttttcatttcttctcAATCGTCTTTTCTCTGGTAGAAAACTTCTCCCTCCTCAAATACTTCTACCAGTACAAGACTGGTTTTAGATCTTCAGTCATCCATTAGATTTGCTTCCTGTGACtgatttttatttcttcaaaacacaaactTTCACAAatacttaatttattaaaaaaaaaaaaaatcattatcaatGGAGGACTGGTAAATGCCTTGAGGGACTTGCCACGATGTGCACATCCACCTAGTGATAGTTCTCTGTCATCAGTAACTGGTGGAGGAGAAAgaagtaaaaaaggaaaaagaaaggttGAAACGTTTCCATTTCAAATGcagttaagaaaaaaagaatgttttggtaaaataatttattggaAACTGTATAAAGATACTTTTGTAGTGCAAGTAGAATTACTCGTTAAAAATTGAGTATAGTGTAAATGGATATTGTTGCAATATTAAGCAGTGCACCTAATCACTTTTGTAGTGtgaatatatttacatttttctaTTAGCATTTTTTATCtgttgttaattatattttgggattcTTGATcgtaaaattttacaatttagattctaaattttcaaaaataataatttatgtttttaattttaaaatttattacagattaatctaatttttaattttggtaaaaaagtTGATAATGGTTTCTTTAAAAAACTTATAGAAAAGTTTgtagggaaaaacaaaaaaggtccATATTAGTGAAATTAAGCAATACTGCTACTATATTATTTGATCAAaattaaagattgaaaaaatttacaataactttaaaaaatattaaatgtttaaaatcattatttttaaaaattaaaagcttaAATTTGTAGGTGCCATAATTAAAGGAAAGTTGAATGGTAACAGTATTATATAAAATCGAAAATGGGTAGGAATGTCAACAGGACGGAACAGagctaatttttaaaattccatcccTATTCCTGTGGGGAATTTTTCATCCCGTCTTTGCGGTTTTCTCCGTTTTTTTAGAAGCGGGATGGGATGACAATTTCCCAATTGGGGACAGGCTAGGATGGTTTTtttcgtttatttttttataagtgatttaattttttagagaaatttatataaaatttattttttttatgaataaatgtaaataaaatgactaaaatgtaataaaaatacaataaaatacatcaaaatccaaatttactattataataaaatatatctttaaacaatataatagtccaaatatataaaatattaaaaaaataataaaaaatatatacggGCCGGGTTCGGTATTCTCCGATCCTAGCTTGTTTCCGATTTTGGCCTTCAGGATTTATTTCGAATCCATCCAGCGATCCCAATTTTTCGGAGAAAAACCGTCCCGTTTAAAACGATGCACAACAATTCTCAAAGTATGCAGGGCAAATTGACATTTCTAAAAATGAGTTAGCATTAAAAGGAATTAAGTGAATGCGAATTATATATTAGCATTCACAAGGAATAATCATGAATAGAAAATCATGTTCAAAGTATGTCAATTATTGTAGCTCGttgacaaaaaacaaaagcatttCTTTTATGTCTGCAGTCACgtgttataattaattaattaccatgcGTTGAAAATATTGAACAATTGTAGTTGTAGAAATGCATCTTCTTTAACCTTGGAGAAGGCACACctctttttttctaatttatataattaatcaattacCATGCGTTGAAAATATTGAACAATTGTAGTTGTAGAAATGCATCTTCTTTAACCTTGGAGAAGACACAcctcttttttttctaatttataaaaaatatatatatatataaagatgtgTATCTTGGATTCCACTTTTATGGTTATGTATTCACTTATGAAAATGCCGATGGATACAAATGTTTTCATTGATTCAGGTCGATCATAATCATTATTTGAATTGTAgataatgaatttatttatttttatatatataaaaaaaaaacttagcaaAAATcacagcagaaaaaaaaaagaaaaatatagatacatatatatatgatatttatttacCAAACCGAGaagtttattttgtaaaaaaaagaaaaaaaaaagaggaaaaaaagaaaaaaaaccaataagttTAATCCGCATTTTTAGTCCGAGTCTCTTTTGGCCGCTATAAATAACCGCTCTGATCTCCATACTTCTCAAACACAAAACACTCAAAACTTTTTCCTCTTGAGTTTCCCATTTTCTCTTCTAATATATCCTTTTTAATACATGGATGTTTTAAAGTTACTCAGGTTTTCTGTTTTGCTTTGTTTCCTTTGTCAAATAAGCAAAAACAATGAAGTTTATGCCTCGCACATGGTTTATCCAGAGCTTCAGTCTATTAGTGCAGTTACGGTCAAACAAATTCACAGAACTGGGTTTCATTTCCGACCTAAAAGGCATTGGATTAACGGTAACTATGCATGCGGAACTAGATTTTAAACCTTAAATTTTGGTTTATC is a window from the Ziziphus jujuba cultivar Dongzao chromosome 11, ASM3175591v1 genome containing:
- the LOC107409920 gene encoding pentatricopeptide repeat-containing protein At4g21065-like, which codes for MLKLRKQNFPIAGHEKLRLYLAYTVAALADTKTPQFQEHNFVPTNNHIQELQESQILPFRDPKVCVSSLLGSRSVFQIRQIHSQLVVNGMLQNLIVANKLLYVYAHHKAMDDAYAMFHRMRGRNAVTWSVMVGGFAKVGDYATSFGIFRELIRCGVTPDNYTLPFVIRACRDMTDLVTGKLIHAVVLKHGLHSDHFVCAALVDMYAKCKLIEDARQLFDNMSSRDLVSWTVMIGAYAECRNAYESLVLFDRMTEEGVVADKVAVVSVVYACAKLGAMHKARLVHDYICRNKFSLDVILGTAMIDMYAKCGSICSARDIFDRMKEKNVISWSAMIGAYGYHGHGSEALEIFRVMLRSGILPNSITFISLLYACSHAGLIEEGLRFFSLMWDEYSIRPDVKHYTCMVDLLGRAGRLDEALRLVESMKIVKDEGLWGALLGACRIHGNVDLAEMAANSLLQLQPQNPGHYVLLSNIFAKAGRWKDVARIRDLMSQRKLKKIPGWTWCEVDNKIFQFSAGDRSHPRSEEIYGMLESLYKKLELAGYVPDTNFVLHEADEEVKVGMLYAHSEKLAIAFGLLATSNETPIRITKNLRVCGDCHTFSKFVSALTERVIIVRDANRFHHFKKGACSCGDYW